A section of the Paralichthys olivaceus isolate ysfri-2021 chromosome 16, ASM2471397v2, whole genome shotgun sequence genome encodes:
- the snorc gene encoding protein SNORC produces the protein MVRSISLCKVFLLMILGLLVAFVHTETVADPASTTRDNQDTMSGEPPSDVTTRDPFQDMTEQSITNDYEDTTHPQAMDEEEGVLGPGAITAIVIAVFLGASVLLALIVITLRKFTAS, from the exons ATGGTACGCAGCATCAGCTTGTGCAAAGTGTTCCTGCTGATGATCCTCGGCCTCCTGGTCGCCTTCGTTCACACAG AGACAGTCGCAGACCCGGCCTCAACGACCAGGGACAACCAGGACACCATGTCAGGGGAGCCACCCAGCGACGTCACCACCAGAGACCCCTTCCAGGACATGACAGAGCAGTCCATCACTAACGACTACGAGGACACCACACATCCCCAGGCCATGGACGAGGAGGAGG gggtgCTGGGGCCGGGCGCCATAACCGCCATCGTCATAGCAGTCTTCCTGGGAGCGTCCGTCCTCCTCGCCCTCATCGTCATCACACTGAGGAAGTTCACCGCATCCTAG